GGCAAAATTCCTGGGATGGAAATATCGTTGGCTCGGGAAACATGCTGATCGAAAAGGCGGAGCCAAATAATGCCATCCATTACAAGCTAACTTTCCTAAAACCCTGGAAAGCGGTGTCGCCGGTCAGTTTTCTGTTCGAAGCGACTGACGGAGGTACCAAGCTTACTTGGACCATGGAAGGATCGATGCCCTTCTTCCTGTTTTTTATGACCAAGATGATGGGCGTGCTTATAGGTGTGGATTACGACCGAGGCCTGAAGATGCTGAAGGATTACATCGAGACGGGAGCCGTTCCTTCAAAACTGAAGTTTCCCGGTGTCGAAACCTTTAAGGGGTTTCCATACGTGGGTCTGAAAACGCGTTGC
The sequence above is a segment of the Verrucomicrobiota bacterium genome. Coding sequences within it:
- a CDS encoding SRPBCC family protein encodes the protein MPKFNIEKSILVDAPMAKAFAAVRDFHTWSKWSPWIIAEPDCKVSVSPDGRQNSWDGNIVGSGNMLIEKAEPNNAIHYKLTFLKPWKAVSPVSFLFEATDGGTKLTWTMEGSMPFFLFFMTKMMGVLIGVDYDRGLKMLKDYIETGAVPSKLKFPGVETFKGFPYVGLKTRCNIDELGEAMTKDFTKLDRPCSKSRWLSVKCA